Part of the Citrus sinensis cultivar Valencia sweet orange chromosome 2, DVS_A1.0, whole genome shotgun sequence genome, GTGTTTGTTCCGTAGGGCGAGTCACAATAGTCCTTGTTTTGTAGACTGGATTAGTTAGCTCCCTAGTTTTGTGCATTGCTTCTGGGTATAATTTTCAATTCGATGAGGATTTTAAATTCATGGAGATGATCTCCTCTTACTGTTCATTGATTATGTccatacttttttaaaattattgccTTCAGAACATTTTCTATTTCTCTCATTTCTACCACACCAACTTCGCACGTCTACCGGTCAAGTTTGTTCAGTTTAAACCAACAGTCGCATGCTCACATAGCCCACATAATGGAATTAGGAGAAATGAAGATCCCGTTGTACCTTAATAAATACAGTTTGCCGTAGCACCAAAACTTAGAATACTAAATCTTGACTTGCCTAACTACTAAAGATAACTTCAACAATATGAAAGAactaataaagataaaaggacAACAATCTACTAATGGTCATGCAATATCATGAGGGCATATTATACGTTACCCTGCAGGAAATACCAACAGGAGCCAGGGCCAGTTGAGCTAAATCTGTTTTCAGTGACATTGTTTATGAAATCCCCAGAAATCTTTCAcggaaaaatattgaaatcaaTTGTACAAGGGCTTAATGCCACTAAATATCATCTAAGAAGAGAACTAACATCAAGCATCCAACAAATTCCTAACTAAAGTCATTTTGCGATAACAGTACATGCATGATCAATCATTCCATTAGGCTCTATTTGTTCAATCCTGACCACTTAAATTCCCCAGATTTAGATTTACATGCCTTTCAAATGGCAGGATCTTCTAATGTTGCAGTAGCTAAATCGTTAATGCGAGGATAAGCAGCTTTCTCATCAAGTTGGTTCTGGGCCCATAACAACATCTTCAGCAAGCTTGGAAGTTTTGGATCTATAAGAAAGCCAATTCATACAAAACTGATTAACCCCCAAGAAATACAACTTAGATAAATCAGCGAAAgctaaataaatacatatcatGCAGGAAAAAGAGAACCAAGTAAAAGCCAGCCCCCAATATGGAAAACCAAAACACTTTCTAATAACTTCAGTTGTCCACATTTCTTCTCCAAACTCCAATACTGAAGACCAAAGCACTTTTAACAACTTTTATTGCTCGCATTTCTTTGATTATATATCCCTTTTGGAATTTAAACACTAAAAATCATTACTGTTGTTTTTATCTAATGGCAGAGACTACCTAGTAGAGACAATTTTGTGATTATTCCTTGAAAAACTTCGTTTTTCACCTCATTTAACATTCATTACTAACCGCTTTCATACAGTTATGCTGGATGCAACTTTGCTTGTAAGGAGAAGCCAGAATTTACTAATTTCTCAAAAACTTGTTCCTCCATCTTACAGAAGATTCAAGACCAATCACATCTGAGCATAACCCCGCAATTGGAAGACCTCAACAAGCATTTTCACAGAGAATCAATTTGTAACAGTTTCCTAGCACCACTGAAGACTAAGCAACAAGTAAAATAAAGCTTCTCTAAAGCTTGTCACCTGGCCACACAATTCACATAAACATAACTTGTCCAGAGCTTTGACTAAAATCTGCGAAACAAGTAAGTCAGACCACGCTCCTATCTAAAGCTATAGAAATTATCTTAATGATAAGTAATTTGTTATATCACAAGAATTTCAagcagaaattttttttttcctacaaAGTGTTAGAGATATCACGGATAGAGAACATACTAACCTTTTTCATGACTCTGGCTTGTAAGGATGGCTGCATTAACCTCACTGGCTGTCTTCAGGCGCTGCGATATGTCCAAAAGGTCACCAACAGGACAGTTGGAGACATCTTCAAAAGCCAATAGTGCAACAGTTCTCTCCAACTCTTCTAAAAAGCTTTGCTGCGGAAAACCCATGAGATTGAACAATCAAGCCAGATGACACTTTCAAGAGCACATACTATTATGCAAAATAAGTAGGCAAAACAAAGTTATGATGAACAGAAACTACATTTTCTTCTCCTCTTGGTGCAAGCTCCTCCTGAGCAAACTCCAAAGCCTCTTCCACCTTTCCATTCCGAATTAATTCTATCAATCTCTGCTGTTGCAGATGGAAAAACAGTTGCGGATTTGTATCCAATATCTGTGCacaaaatttttggaaaataaattaagattaaaaaaagactAAATTTTTTCAAGATAAATATACTTCTTCTAGTTCAAATATGGAGAAATAAATCTGGAAAACTTCTAGCCTTGGATACTATCAACTAGAAGAGTGTGTCCCTTGTTTCCTAACTTAAATAATTGCATAACGCATACTTTGTGTTTTCTATTATTTCACTTCGCTTAATAACATTCATACAAGTGGAGAAGAAAGATATGGCAACCCTAGTCAACCAACACCACCACCTGCAGCAGCTAACAGCGTTCGCCATCAACAACCACTGAACCATGGTCAATAACAGCCTGCCATCCATTTTTTGCACTTCTTTTCTCTTATATGGTTACTTGGTAACcatatgatattttaatcatattatgtACCAAAAGGTATTTGGATATAAGTAAGTTATCTCTTGTCGTATTATATCTAATAATACCACATCATTATACCTTACTGATCCTGAGAACAAGTTTTAGCCTGCACATACACTCAATACATGTTTCCAAGAAAATGCTTAAAGTTCAATGTGAATAATTGTTTGGtcaaatggaaaaaataacatgaaaCTACAGTAACATATTACCATGTCTGACAACCTAATCATTCACTTGTACACAGTACTAATCATGAAGATTATTTTAACATACTACCTCAGGGTTTAAGTCATTAACTTTCTCGATAGCATCCTCAACGTTCCCACATTGTACAGCCTTTTTAACAGCCATGCGATCTGTTATTGTTGCAAGATCTATATCTGCTATTTCTCATTaaagaaaagcaaacagtTCATAAAACCAACCATTTATACTACTAAGGATACAACAATTAGAAAGACCAAAGGATACGTTCGGTTCCAGATTCCATCCGGAATTTCTCAGCAGCATCAACATAACCTTCAGTGACAAGAAAATTCATCACTAACTTATTCATATCTTCTTTCCTAATCTTCACATCATTAAGTTTCTTCTCCCACTCTTCCCGCGTAATCACTTTCTTTGACATAGCCTGTACACCAATAGATCTACACGTAAGCACCTTACAATTATATGAAATCACTTATTCCTCATTTAGAACATAAATGAAGTTCACTCTAACTGaactaaaatacaaattacatAAACCTATACAAATACTGATAATTATGCAATAGAGACACAATCCAGCTGCTTAAAGCTCATTGATTGAACTACTTTAACATACTCAAAACGagtaaattaatcatataatcGCTATTGCAGCTCACGAatcaggaaaaaaataaaaataaaactagtgattgattaatctaattaaaaatatcaaataccATTGCCTCGATTTCCGCTAGCTGACGAATCACAATCCAGAAAAGTGACATCAGTGTACCGCCACCTTCATTCCTGTTAATTTCTGATTCCCGAAAATGAAATCTatgcaaaataaatcatcaatCTAATTGATCGGATAAAGCAAAATTTGTAAACCCTGGTTACACGAAACCTTTTAagagttattaaaaaaaaaaaaaaaagagtaccTGAGATGtaagttaattttttccctttttccaATAACTTCTAATTATTTCTGTGAGTGGAGAACGTCACcgtctttaattttctttttttcttttcttttatttttttcctaaatgGGAGTTGCTTGATGAGGTTTTTCGATGTCTCGCTTTTGCTTGTCTGTAAATGCGCGAAGAAGCATAACTAAAAATGATTAtcaattattagtttattgtATTTGGGCATTACCCGGGTCAGAGTTGACCCGCAAATCCCCCGGCCCAACCCAAGTGGATGCGCTACTAGATCTCCTTTTCTTCTGTAAAACCGAATGTTATGTTTGATTGCACTGCATTTCAGTTCATTTTAACTGTTAAATAATGGCCATCTCTAAATTATACTTAGTGTAACCTacaatcattaaaattatataaaaataaataacaaccAAGTGGATTAGATGGGGACGAGTCTCGCATTATTGCTCTACTTTTAGTAGTTGTGAATTACACTAAGGTAGTGTTTTGGTTTAAAGAAAACTGAGGAAAAAAGAGGAGAGGAAAGTGGAGGAAAGAagtatattgaaattattttctaatatttgatttgttatgaaattatacaaagaaaggaaatgcCTTAACTTTAATTTGGACAATTTCACCCTTTAATGTTAAACTTTTgatatttatcataaatataatttaaaaattaaacaataaatttatttaatatactatataaataactaataaaaattattttaagtaatgattatatttataattaaactctgttcaaaaagttttttaacataattttattttaaaattagtttaattttatttattttaaataaattatgacataataaaaataatttcttaagtaatgtattataatattaaaattttatttgaaaaactaaaaaaaaagtgttgcCGCCGCGTCTTGCCGCCGGCCACCACTGTACCATGTCATTTCAACTCGagaattatatgaaaattatcaGAATTTGACGATCTATAGATTAAAACAACTTCTTTGATCGAAATATTTGATGTTTGTCTGAATTTGAGATAGGTAGAAAGGGTTCAAATTATGCTAACCGGATTTGAGGGAGATAGATTCATTTTTTCACTTGTGTGATATTAAAACTGTGTTTATCGTCGGTCGGCGACTCCAACGGTACAGGCAGGTGACGTCTCACACGCGGTTGTCATCGACGGAGGCAGCAGTCCGGCGGTCCAGCGACTGCTAAATttgtatttctattttttaaaattaattaaataaatgaaatgattttattaaattatttaaatcattgctttaacttttaataatacaaaattaattattgaaaatatttaattgataaaaataataataatttgataatattaaacaagttaataaaattttgaagggtaattttggaTATTTTGACTTCTAATAGAGGAGGAATTCAAATTCAGTACTCTTAGGTGTGGAATATAAATTCCACATTATAATGtatattaaattcttataaattatggtaaatcaaacaaaggaaataagaaaagaatttaaattactttcctTTCCCCCTTTCTCTTCTTCTAACCAAGCACCACCTAAATGTAATTTAGGAAGActcttaaataattaatttgacataTACAGTCacataaaatatagaaatattattgtataaaacaaaattgatcGGTTTAATAATCGATGCCGATATATGGACTTGCCTATGGTAATTGGGACAGATTCTGTGCCTAACATCTCCCGTCATCCCACCGTCCCATTTTCTATGGTTTAatttctcactccacatccaacggctgatgctgcagtctgtagcTAGTCGAGTCCCCAATATATACGATCacataatataaattgattggTTAAAAGGATAAAAGCCATTATGAGAATACTTTTTATAGGCCCTTATCCAACCAATCAATTCATACCATGTAAAGTGTctattcaatttatacaataatgtttctgcAAGTTATGTggttatatttaataatctgtaataataataataataataataataataataataataataatttacagaAATCATAACTTATAAAGTATTGTCGTTTATTAATTCAGTCGACACTCTAACATAGGTGGTTGATAGGATGCACATAATAGActattaagattttttattttgttgaatattGCTCACATTTATTGATTGTATATAAGCCACAAATTAGTTAATCAAGTTTTTAAAGTATTGTTGTGTGATACTAATATTTGTTgctaattattcaaatttgttAGCAAATACGTTAGcacaaatcaaattatatatttgcttTCTCTAACGCATGTAATACATCATTTGATTATATATTCCCTTCGTCAAAGAGGAGTGTGTGAGTGATTTGAATCTCTTGAGTGTGGGTGAAAACCTTTCCCAAACTAGAAGCAATGTCACATGTTATATAATGAgttgtaaaattttgttacagCATACAAATATCTAATTACCTTAAAAGGTATAGTCGAGTGGTTTTCAAGCATCTTTATTTAGTTAGTcacttgaatttaaattttaagagaagTAAAAGAGcttgaaaaaatgaatttggacTGTACCTACGCCCTTAtcatttagaaaatatattttataaattggaTTATAACTAAGTGTGCGAGACCACAACTCTCCAATAAGGCTTTACACGTGCATAGTTGTGCATGTGATCAACCCACTATAATTACCaatattagtattaaaaatagattgATTTATTATGATAAGTAAGTATACACATACCATGAGAATGGcctaatataataaaatattattatatattgtttagattggtaatttgttttttatttagacTAATATTGATCAGATAGCATGTAGTTATGATAATCATCACACACAAACATATCAATTTAAGACTATAAATTTGTATGAACACAAGATCCTCAAAGGTTTAATCCAATACTTTTTAAGTATAATTCTTTAACTAACTATCTGAATTCGAATTTTAAGGAGTTTAGAGGTTctaaaaaactaatttgaaCATTGTCTAcctcttcatttatttattttaaagtacaAACACAAGTTTATCCAAATAGCATAATACTTTTGTATATTAACACaagattatttaaataacttaGTATTTACCatcacaaaaaagaaaaaaaaaagtatttatctTGATTTAGTCCACCTTCAAAAACTAATACAAACAAAAGTAAGAGACAGAGGGGCGTGATTTTATGTAATGAAAAAGATTTGGTTCAAGGACAAGGTCTGCCTGCTAACGCCTACTAActtcaaagaaataaaacgCATATGACAATGCCTGCTCCGAGCCTCCAATCCAACTGTCAAATAAATGTTATTCATCGATATTTTGGAGGAAGTTTCTCCTATAGACTTGTCAAACGGAGGAAGGCAAAATTCAAGAAGCAGCtgccttatttttttaattttcatgggGTCAATGTTTTTGtcgtttaattaaattataagaaaatttcaagGAAATTGATTTAATACTTCTCGTGGTAAGACACCGACGCGACGTCGGTACAGGGTAATAACCAAAACCTCCCCTATTCTCTCATTCGTCAATGGCGTGTGCAACTAAACTAGGTTCAACTGTTCCCAACTTCGCTTTGGCAGCCTGGAAATTTCGGCTCCCGTCCCGCAcaacataattttatcctttgtAAAAGTAGAATCCTACTCGCTTGTCAGCGCGTGCATACGAATCCCATGCCAAGTCAAAGTCAATTTGGGCATCTATAACATAATTACTTATGTTAATTTGGGcgatctaaaaataattatgtcattaataagttaataaagatcttatgaaatgaaaatgaaaaattataattccaGAAAGAGTGATGTGTGTTACACATATATCTGAAGTTTAAACTCTAAACAATAATATTCTcgaatttatgaatatttgtGCCGCAAAATCAACCATATATTTTGTGAAGAGTTTAGAGGTTGTAATACTAATAAACACTCGCGTTAAAGTCGAGTCGAGtctgcttcttttttcttttcttttcttttcttttatttttctctaactAATTTTTGGAATTGTACGTCGAAGTCTACTTTCTTTCCATAAACAAAAGAAGGAATCCTACCCTCTATTCACTTTCCCTCccagattattattttaacccAAAGAAAAAGTCCTTAACCTGCGCACCCTCCTCCGGCTTATTAACTAATCCCCATTTAAACGTGCGCCAAGAGAAGGGTCCGCATCCCTCAATGAACAATCTCGCATACTCGAAATTTTATCACTCGTTCTTGTCGTGGATGCGATTTTGACTGTTTGGATCCCAGAGTTGGAAGATTCTACACAGGGAATTACATCTTCGAACGAGTTCGGAGAAATTaggtctctctctctttttttttttttaaacggtGATGTTGATGGCGGATAATGCCTGGCTTTGCAGCGAGGTGTCGGCCGCTGATGAGTTCGCTGATGACCAGGGTTTGTCGATCGACATGGACACGTTGCTAGGCATTCTTGAAGAGGAGAAACAGCCTGATCGTGTGAAGGTAGGGTTTTTGAACCGAAGAATTTGATCCAAACGATTCGTTTTGCTGTTTAGAATAGGGAATTcagtttgtattttttgttacttttcCTGAATTCTGGAGAGTTGCAGAGTTAGGTCTAGTGAATTATGTACAATTTCATTGGAATTGAACTTTATTTAGTTGTTGCATCTGTTAATATCTGTAAGTTGATTTTAGTACTTGTCtctgaatttaagataaagaAACACAGTGAATTGTGTAGCAAGCAAAGTTGCATGTTGAAGGAGTGAACATCTTctgttttacaaatttttttatttacagtATGATTTCTATAGGAATCAGTTGGGTGTACGAAGTAAGTGAAGCAAGAAACAGAAAActgtaaaaggaaaaaaaaaaaattcagttgGGCACACTTGCAAAATAATGTTATACAAGATGAATGCTGTCATTCAGAATTTTAGGGAATGTTTGTCATGCAGTATCAATTGATTCAGATGACTTGGTCTCTGGTGCTGTAGACATTcagttatatatatgtatatatccCTGAACACTCATATTAAAAGCATTTATCTAACTATCATTAGTATAAAAGAGAGAACATTTATCTATCTTCTTACAATGTTACAATGCACTTATTTTTCCTCTCTGGTGCGGGAAGGTTTGTGTATCCTAATGTTATTGTTTTAACTTGATTAGTTTGTGACATTAAAATGGGAATTCATTCTGGATTCTGAACCTGTTGTGTCAAATTGCAGAGTAGTCCAGGAGATTTGTCGTTAAGGAATTTGTCTCAAGATGAGTTGGTCCAAGATGTGGGCAGTCACAGTAACTTGCAGCTTCAAAGtggtaaataaattatcaggAATGTTTTTGCTTTATTCCTTATTgattatgatatatataatgtCCTATTCCTtacaaaagatgaaaaaaatggaTGTTTATCTGAGGTGTTTATTGGAGATTGAATGGAATATCAGATGCTCAAATTTCTCATGTTGGACTTTTCTATTCTTGGTTCGTTGTTCAGGATTCAAGGGTGATATGAGAGATATTGCAACTTACCCTCTATATGGCTTAGAAATTTCAGGTGCTGAAAGTGGGGGTTTAGGTGATTCTAGTAGCCAGCTGGAACCCACTGAACAGAAGTGCTCTCCTTTGCAAACTTGCTCTGCAAGCTTTAGTGATTGGTTCAATCAAAATTCTGGGACATGCTGCCCAGAAAGTGTTGGAATATCCCAATTTGAGACACCTGGTTGCAGTACAGCCTCTAGTTTTTCTGAAGGAGATGGCTATCATTTTTTGGATCACAGAAATACTTTAGATTTTGGTGTACTGGGGGCTAAAGCTGGAATTCGGTTTGGGCATGTGGGGAGCCATATTGATTCCCGATGTAAGTAAGCTTTTTACCTTGTACATTTCAGAGTTTTGGTTTTGGGCATTTTAAGCTTTCTTCATGCATGCATATAAGAAAGTTTGTGctataatgatttttatgtttttctgACAGCTGTAGATGCTTCGCCCAGCTCTATCACAGAGAATTTTGATGAAAGATATGGACATTATGGTGCTTCAATAGGAAATAGGTTGGGATCCTCAGTACCAGAAGGTAACCTATGTACCTATGTAGATGTACCTTATACAGATGCTGAGGTGTCTTCACATAATGTGGCTTCAACTGATTCTACCATCTGTCATGGTTCTGAAATAATTAGTGATGATGACTATTATTCAGCCATGCCTTGTTACATCAATACTGGTGATACAATTTTTGGTGATCTAAGTAGTTTCAATTTCCAACATCTTCTTAGTAGTGAAGAGACAGCAACTAAACCCAAGGATGAAGAAGGTGAGTTTACAACTGAGAATGCATGCTCTAGTAGTGGATTGGTTTTAAATGCTCAAGGTGGACCAGGTAAAGGATCCATGTTGAAGGTGCCGGCAATAGATTATCTTGATGCAAAGAGACAGTGTGAAGATAGTAAGAATGGTCTACCAATCTATGGAAATTCCCTATCAAATATCACACTTGGTGATGGAAAGCGATCTGCACAGCCATGTACctattctcattctcattcttcaAGAACAAAGCAGATGGTTTTTGCAAAGGACGAAGGGAATGATGATTTATTCCCCTGTTGGAGCACAGTGAGCGATTCTGTTGAACAAATTGATGAAGCTGTCAGTAGAAATTCTTCCTACCATGATGGTTgcaattcttttcctttcaaagACTCCGGGCAGTCATTTATTGGTTTATCACCATCTTTATTGAGTCAGAATCAGGTGGTTCACGCTAAGGAGGAGCATGAAGACTTGATTCTTGAATCCAAGAGAGCTCGAGTTTGTCAAGAAATCTGTGATGGCAGTTCTTCTAGGTCTCCCATTGATGGCAGGCATTTAAGTCTGAATTTAAATGGCTCGAGGCAGTATTTTCCATATGCTCAGCCATCCACGTTAAACAAGAAAGAATTAGATGGTGTGAAGGAAGACATGGAGGCTGAAATTAAAACTAGGAGTATGGCTTCTCATTTGTTAAAATTGAGCCCAGAATCAATTCAGAGCAATTCATCAGATTGCAAATCTCATGTTGATGATGAACCTGATATATGTATTCTTGAAGACATCAGTCAACCAGCACGCTCAAATCAATCTCTAGTACTTGGAAAAACTTTGAGTATGAATCGATCTGCATGCTCAAATCATTCGGTTGCACTTGGAAAGCCAGTTGTTACATCACAACACTCTTCATATAGTGACTACCCAGGTTACCCTGGAGTGCCTCTCACGGGATTAGGAGGCATGAAGTCCAAGGCATCTGATGAGCGATTAATTTTGCAAGTTGCTATGCAGGTTAGTGCAGCTGGAATTATGCTTTTCCTTGCCTTtggtaatttacaaaatatactGTTCTTATGGAATGTACCACGTGCCTGGCTCTGTTTTTGTCTCTTTGCGTTGAGAGGGAGAGATTAAGTGTGgcttcttgtttctttttttccccttctctgtttattcttgttttactCAACATTTTTCCCCTTTATTGTGCGGTAAAGATGGTTTACTAAGTTTTCTGTTTCCATCTCTTTATCAGCTGCCATGGTTGAGTTTTATATGGAAGCTTATAGTGGGGAACTCTAATTTCTTCCCTCTCTTTTTGCTATGTTTAAAAGAACTTGCTATGTTTCTGAAAAAGCTGTGAATGAGCTTAGCATTTTCAAATATGTCAATTTGCATTTGTTAACAAAGGGCCCCCTTTACATTTGGGTGTTGATTTGGGTATTGAGCAATGGAAACTTTTTGAGAGTTTGTTTTCTGAAGCAATAATCAATAATCCTCGTTTTCGCTCTCATGATTGCTATATAATTGCAATTATTGTGGTGTTTTTGTGAAAGTTTATCTGGAAGATGTTGTTTGTAACTGAAATTTGCATCGCAGGGTATTTCTCAGCCAAATGCTGAAGCTAGTGCACCTGATGGTGTTCTTGCAGTGCCTCTTTTGAGACATCAGGTTTGaggtttttccttttcatcAAAAAGTTTGGGTCAGGGATATTTGAGAATAATTATCTACAGTGAAGAGTTTGCCTCCTAAATATGAATATAGacaatttgagaaaaataatttaattggctACTACTGGTAATCTTAGGTGATGATAACATTGATGCAAAATCTCTGATATAACAGCATTTTA contains:
- the LOC102617031 gene encoding protein GID8 homolog isoform X1 produces the protein MSLFWIVIRQLAEIEAMAMSKKVITREEWEKKLNDVKIRKEDMNKLVMNFLVTEGYVDAAEKFRMESGTEPDIDLATITDRMAVKKAVQCGNVEDAIEKVNDLNPEILDTNPQLFFHLQQQRLIELIRNGKVEEALEFAQEELAPRGEENQSFLEELERTVALLAFEDVSNCPVGDLLDISQRLKTASEVNAAILTSQSHEKDPKLPSLLKMLLWAQNQLDEKAAYPRINDLATATLEDPAI
- the LOC102617031 gene encoding protein GID8 homolog isoform X3, with amino-acid sequence MSLFWIVIRQLAEIEAMAMSKKVITREEWEKKLNDVKIRKEDMNKLVMNFLVTEGYVDAAEKFRMESGTEPDIDLATITDRMAVKKAVQCGNVEDAIEKVNDLNPEILDTNPQLFFHLQQQRLIELIRNGKVEEALEFAQEELAPRGEENQSFLEELERTVALLAFEDVSNCPVGDLLDISQRLKTASEVNAAILTSQSHEKDFSQSSGQVMFM
- the LOC102617031 gene encoding protein GID8 homolog isoform X2 gives rise to the protein MSLFWIVIRQLAEIEAMAMSKKVITREEWEKKLNDVKIRKEDMNKLVMNFLVTEGYVDAAEKFRMESGTEHIDLATITDRMAVKKAVQCGNVEDAIEKVNDLNPEILDTNPQLFFHLQQQRLIELIRNGKVEEALEFAQEELAPRGEENQSFLEELERTVALLAFEDVSNCPVGDLLDISQRLKTASEVNAAILTSQSHEKDPKLPSLLKMLLWAQNQLDEKAAYPRINDLATATLEDPAI